The sequence TAAATTTTTGAAAAAACTTGAACGTTCGCGGATTTGAATATGTGCAAAATATACAATCAAACGAATTCTTTGAAGAATTTAAATAAATTATTAAACATATTATTGTGCGTTATGCATAAACGCGCGCCCGCCGAGCCTCGCCGAAGCGAGGCGCCGAGGGACTTTCTCCCTTCCGATGCACTCGTACTCCTCGCTTATCTCGACGGAAACGCCTTCGAAGCCCATCTGCGCGGCGCTCTTCGTCAGATACGCGGCGAGCGCGGCGCGCGAGCGGGCCAAAACGTCTTCGAATACCTCGCCCTTTATCTGCCCTTCGGGGAGGAAGGCGTAGAATTCGCCGTCGAAGAAGCTGTGCTGCAGCGAAACGCTGCACGAAAGAGATAGAGAGCTCGACGCCGCTCCGACCGCGCTCGCTATTTCGGCAAGCTCAGGCACCGTGCAGCCTGCGGCTTTAGCGTAGGCCGGCGCCGGAGCGCCGACGCATACGCGCCTTGCCGTTCCGAGCCGCGCGAATTCGTCCGACAGCCTTTTTGAGACCTCGCGGCGGACCGCGCGTGCGAAATCGGCGCCGGAGAGACCTATGCGCTTTCCCAGCCCGACAGACGCGGAAAGGCTTTTCTCGCTGCCGCCGAGGCCCGCCGCGCCGAGCGCCGCCAACGCGTCGGTCGGGGTGTAGGCGCAATCTTCGCCGGCCGCCGCGCGGCAGCAGGGGACGACCCTTTCGGGGCCTATTTCGAGCGCGCCTTCCTTCGTCACGCAGACTCTGCTGTCTCCTCCGAGCGCGACCGAGCGGATCTCGAGCGACGGTATCATAGTTCTGTACGCGCCTATCTCGGCGCCGCCCTCCGAGAACAGCGCTTTCCCGCCGCGTACCTCGCCTATGTCGGTGGAGGTGCCTCCCATGTCGGCGATCAGCGCGTCTCCCTCTTTAACTCCGGCGAGCAGCATCGCGCCCCTCATGCCAGCCGCCGGACCGGAAAAGAGCGTTTCGAGAGGGAAGCGCGAGCACCAGCTGCCGCATACGAGCGAGCTGTCGCTGCGCACGAACATCACCGGACAGCTGAGCCCGTGCGAGGCGGCACAGAGCTCCACGCCGCCGATAAGCCTGAGCGTGAGGTCTATCAGAGAAGAGTTCAGATATGCCGATAGCGTACGCTTGACGGAGTTGAGCTTCGAGCGCGCCATTTCGTGCCCGCAGGTGATTCCGGCGCAGCCCGCCCTGCTGATGATCGCGGCGGCTTCGACCTCGTGCGCCGGGTTGCGCGGCGAGTAAAGAGAGGATACCGCGAAAAATTCTCCCGCATGCTCCTTCGCGAATCTTGCGACGGCGTTTCTGTCGAGCGGGGTGCGCTCCTCGCCCCAGGAGGTGTGCCCGCCGCTCACGGAAATGAAGGCCGAAGGCGAGGCGACGGAAAGGATTTCATTTTTTATATGCGGGAAGTCGTCGTAGCCTATGAGGACGAGGGCGACCGGCGAGCCCTTGCCTTCGAGTATCGCGTTTGTCGCAAGGGTGGTCGAGATGTTCAGAGAAATTATCTCCCGCGGAGATGCGCTGCGTATGAATTTCCCGATCACCGCTTCGATGGAGCTTTTATAGTCCAAATGGTTCGTCGGCGCCTTTGTGAAAGCCGCTATTTCGCGTTTCCTCGTATCGTAGAGGACCCCGTCCGTGTTCGTCCCTCCGACGTCGATGCCTATAGTCAGCCTCTTCCGCGAATCTTCGCACATTGCCGCCACCGTCCCGCGATGATATTTTATTTTTGCCGCTATCCTAAATAAAATCCCGCAAATTGTCATTATCGGAGGGCACAAGCTGAACGCGGCGCGTCGCCGCTTCGTTGTGCAAAACGCCAGCGGCGCGTAAAAAGCGCCTGACGAAGAGAGGCTTCGCCGAAGGGCTCGGCGGGCGGCGCTCCCCTGCGAATTGCGGGCGAGCCGCCTAAAAATAAAAAGGGGCGCGCTGCGGCGAGAAATCGCCTCTGCGGCCCACTGCCGTTTAAAATTTTATATAGTCATTCAACTTGTATGCGATAACGTAGGACGGAAATGAGCGCCTCGTTTATTTTTTATGTTTTTGTCACGCGGATTTGCTCAAGAGCAACGCCCTTCGCACTTTTTTTTCGTGAGCGGCGTCAGCCGCGAACAAATCCGTGTGATTTACTTCCGTCAAGCATGTATTTTACAGCGCGTTCTCCTAGGCCTTTAGAATATACTGTCATGAGTTTCGGATACGCCTTATCCTTACTCTTGTATAGTTGACGTAGTTATAATATCGCTATTTATCCATCCAGCGCCCTTTATTCTTCACGAAGAGATGGCGCAGGGCCTGCGCGACGGGGCCGGGGCGTCCGTTTCCTATCTTTACCGCTCCGATGCGTACGACGGGAAGTACTTCCTTCACGCTGCCGGTGATGAACGCCTCGTCGGCTTCGGCGAGCTCGCTTTCGCGCGGGCAGCGCTCTTCGACCTTGAAGCCGTTCTCCGCGGCGAGAGTCAGGATGATGTCGCGCGTTACTCCCTTCAGGACCTTGCCCACCGGGGCCGTGACGATCTTTCCCTCCTTGCAGATGAAGAAGTTGCTGCTCATCGACTCAGTAACTTCGCCCTCCGGCGTGATGTAGAGCGATTCGAACTTAGCGTCTTCGGCCTTGCCGAGCGGGATGAAGCCGAAAAGATAGTTCGTGCTCTTGATGAGGGGGAAGGGACGCGCGGTGTGGTTCGGCACGAGGACGACGCCCTTCTCCCTCTCCTCGGGCGTGGGGCCGTGAGAGTCCTCGAAAATCACGAAGAAGCGCGGATTCGGGAAAACTCCCCTGTTGTTGACGTCCCCGCCGGTTATATAGGGTTTAGCGAGGCCGTCGAAACCTCTGTTTTCCTCCTGCGCGAGCCATCCGCGGATGACGCCGGGGAGCTTCCCGATTATACCCGCCGCCTCTATCCCAGCGCCCGCCACGCTCCCCGCCAGTCTGTCAAGGTGCATGGTCATTGCGAAGGGCGTACCGTCGTATATCCTTATAGATTCAAAGGCCCCCACTCCGCGCTGGATCGCCAGGTCCGTCAACGGCAGAGAGCATTCCTCCATCGGGGCGTATTTTCCATCGTAATAGCATACAGCCACTTGCAATACCTTCTTTCGATCCAAATAAAAAATTATCTCGGCCGGCCGCATTTCGGCCAATTCACAAAAGTATACCACTATGCGGCGCGCCGCGGCGGATTTCCGAAAAAACGCCCTCTTTCTGACCATTTCAGCGCCTTTTCAACACTCTGGTTAGAATGTGTTAGAAAGCGTTGGAAAGGCGCTGGAATGAAAAGCTGCTAAACGAAACTGGGGCAAACGCCGTCCATCCGCGGCTGTTTTCGCTGTCGTTGCCTTGTCCAAAGAGACGCGTCGGGAGACGGCCTTCGCGCGCCCGCCTGTTCGAATATAGCGAGCGCGCCCTTCAGTTCGAGGAAGAAAAAGTCGTCATCCGTAAGGATCGCCGCCGCTCCCCGCGAATCGCCCGCTTCGGCGGCGTCCGGCTCAGCCGAATATGTCCGGCAGCCCCTCGTCGATCCTGTAGTTCCTGTAATAGAGGACTACGTCGCAGGCGACGAGCGTCATGTTCACCGAGTAGGGTATCAGCATATAGGCCGCCGTCCCGCTGATCAGGACCTTTGTTATGCCGGCCAGGTAGCCGGCGAGGATGATCAGCATGAAGGCGAGGCTTTTGCCCTTCCTTGTGCGGCTGACCCAGGATTTGTGTATCGACGCCGGCCAGGCCGCCGCAAAGCATAAAAGCATTATCGTTTCAAATATATTTCCCCACGGCATTTTATTTTTTTCTCTGCCTCCTTTTATATATTACTACGTAAACCGCTATCAGCGCGGTGCACCCCACGATCAGAGACATACTCGCTTTTTTCATTTCGCTGTGTATCAGCTCGCCGCTGCTGCCGAAGAAGTATCCGACGAGGGCCAGTATAACGACCCAGA is a genomic window of Synergistes jonesii containing:
- a CDS encoding aminotransferase class IV; translated protein: MAVCYYDGKYAPMEECSLPLTDLAIQRGVGAFESIRIYDGTPFAMTMHLDRLAGSVAGAGIEAAGIIGKLPGVIRGWLAQEENRGFDGLAKPYITGGDVNNRGVFPNPRFFVIFEDSHGPTPEEREKGVVLVPNHTARPFPLIKSTNYLFGFIPLGKAEDAKFESLYITPEGEVTESMSSNFFICKEGKIVTAPVGKVLKGVTRDIILTLAAENGFKVEERCPRESELAEADEAFITGSVKEVLPVVRIGAVKIGNGRPGPVAQALRHLFVKNKGRWMDK
- a CDS encoding hydantoinase/oxoprolinase family protein; translation: MCEDSRKRLTIGIDVGGTNTDGVLYDTRKREIAAFTKAPTNHLDYKSSIEAVIGKFIRSASPREIISLNISTTLATNAILEGKGSPVALVLIGYDDFPHIKNEILSVASPSAFISVSGGHTSWGEERTPLDRNAVARFAKEHAGEFFAVSSLYSPRNPAHEVEAAAIISRAGCAGITCGHEMARSKLNSVKRTLSAYLNSSLIDLTLRLIGGVELCAASHGLSCPVMFVRSDSSLVCGSWCSRFPLETLFSGPAAGMRGAMLLAGVKEGDALIADMGGTSTDIGEVRGGKALFSEGGAEIGAYRTMIPSLEIRSVALGGDSRVCVTKEGALEIGPERVVPCCRAAAGEDCAYTPTDALAALGAAGLGGSEKSLSASVGLGKRIGLSGADFARAVRREVSKRLSDEFARLGTARRVCVGAPAPAYAKAAGCTVPELAEIASAVGAASSSLSLSCSVSLQHSFFDGEFYAFLPEGQIKGEVFEDVLARSRAALAAYLTKSAAQMGFEGVSVEISEEYECIGREKVPRRLASARLGGRAFMHNAQ